aaatgcagttttacaGGTGTGCTTGTAAACACATTCAAATATAGTCATCCATGTCACAGATTATCCCTTAAATAGTAAGAACCAAAGTGTTGTAAGAGTCATAGGAAAGAAGGGATAAGAAGTGCTGCaaggaacaaaaaaaccaccaaaacactCTCTTGCACTTTGCACTTCAGAAACAGATCTCATGGATTAGGAGGGAATTTTGGCTCACTGTGGAAAATCATGCCTTTGCTCTAGCTCAGGAAAAACTTCGCAACAATTTAACTTTAATGAACAACCTTTACTATATATAGCTAAAAGCAAAAGGACATTGTATAGCAACCTTGCTACCTCCTTGACATAATGTTAAGCAAAACAGTGCTAACatttaaattattctatgatctCAGTTTCACCTTCCCAGTATCATTTGGATCACTCCACATGTGGTGGAACACCTGGAGAAGCCTCTTAAAGGCAGAACAAAACGTCCTTTTTAAGTTTAGGCTTTGTAGAACATAAACAGCTTTATCACTGAACTTCTAAGCCAGGGAAGTCTCCCCAAGCTGTGTTTCACCAAGCAGTAAGAAACAATGGAGATTCTTTAAGTAGCTTTCTAAAACAACTGATTTTTGCATTCAAACATTCCAGTGTAACTGCATGGTGCCACGTATTGACCTCTGATtgtgaaaaaaagctttttctttttcatagcaTCTATCACTACTGCACCATCAATGCAGCTTTGGAAGCATGCATTGGCAGAGTACACCAAAGATTAAAACCACATTATTTTCATGGTAACAGCTTCTGCTCCCCTCAAAGTTCTCCTCCTACAGAAACTTCATTCTCTCTTTCCCACCCTTTCCCCATAATTTAGCTAGGAGCAGATACTGAATCCCAACCTGGACACATGCAAAAGATGCTCAATAAAGACTAAAAACAGAATTGAACACCAGTAAGTGACATACATAGTATTTATGCAccaattcacttttttttccttcagcactcctcttccttcctccatATGGAAAATAAGACCCAGCACAGCACTTGAACTGTGCTTTATGGAAGAGAAAGCTAATTTGATGAAAGCTCCCCATAGATGAAACTAACTGACCAGACTTCCAAAAATGAGACCAGTTCCTGAAAGGATAATCTTGTGTGTGTACCATGTTTCCGACAGCAAAGTGCTGAAGCACAAAATCAACCAGCAAAATCCATTCAGAATACAAGTCTTAAAGCACCCACTGCAGGATAAGCAGTCCTATAAGAAGACAGatacaaatatatttcactCCATTATGCTTAAACATACCCTTTTAAAAGCCATTCATTTATAGGTGTGATTGATAATAGCTGAAGAAAGAGCCATATTGCTGTTGGGAAGAACACAAGTGTAAAAATCTGGACAAAAAGGTGTAGTTTCACATGCATCAAAGCACTTGTCAGCTcctgcaagagaaaaagaagagaggaagttGCAGTCATAACAGCCGAAGTAGGATCACgtttgtgcttttaaaactaGGATCATCTTTATAATACAAAGAGAGTGCATGTCAAAAAGACACCTTTAGGGATCATCTGATCCCTTCTTTAATAATGAAGTACATCCAGACAACATAAAAGCTCTGGCAGCTCCTGGGCATTTTTCCAAAAGAATTGTCCACCATTTAAGTAACAGTATAGCTCTCATAACAGTAGCTTTCCAGCAGGCAGCCTTAGCACTTCACCACTGCTTCAAAACCTgcgttagaatcatagaatagttagggttggaaaggacctaaagatcacctagttccaacccccctgccatgggcggggacacctcacactaaaccatcccacccaaggcttcctccagcctgaccttgaacactgccaggaatggagcattcacagcctccctgggtaacccattccagtgcctcaccacccactaTGCTGATGGCCTGTTTATTTACTGCTGATATCAAGAGGAAGGGAAATTTGTAGTGTCCACATGATTTCAAAATCATGTCTAGTCTAAAGACAGCCACAAACTGTGATTCTCATTTATACATTACAGTCATAAtttgtggtgggttttcttttaaggaaagactaacaaatacaaaaagcaaagtaatttgtagcaaatttttattatttattgtaCGAACAAATAggaaatatatagaaaaaataGGTGGATGATGAATAGCAAAGAAAGAATAACAAGAGCATAACAAGCTAACAATAGCTAAGCCAtaaaattcacagaaataaaatgcaaaacaccACTGGAGActgagaaaacaaggaaaattttaattttaaacagtgTAAGTGCACTCCTGTGTGGTGATTGAGTATTCTTAGCAATAAAATCTTCAGTTAGCTCCATGTCTCCACTTTTGTCTTTTGGGCACTCCAAGGATCTTTTACACAGTTTTGAGTACAAGGGAAAAAGCTTTGTACATTTCAGCTCATTTCAAAGCTcataagggaagaaaaaatccttttccaCTCTCTCAAAATAACTTGCTCTCTTTTCAAGTAAACAATGCAATAGGAAAAGAACTGATGGCACTTTTATTCAAAACCTAATTTGTTAGGGCTCTCCAGCTGACACCccaaaggcatttaaaaaaaaggattataaaaaaagtatatttcCATGTGTAGTAATGCAGCAGCCAATCTTCAAGTGCCaccctctttcagcttcaaGAAAGAAGAACATTTATGAAACAATCAAATATTGCATTTTCAACCATCCAAATGCACACAGATGTAATTATATATCTGGAAGTACTAGCAATTCAGCACTGTGTCCTTGTTAGTTTATAActaaataaatagataataaAACTATCTCCCAAatttgggttagggttaaaaACCTtccacaaaaaaaccacaagttCTTTCATTTGTATTCTTCAAGTTACACAAAACAGAGAGTTGAAACTTACATCTTGATCAGGTTTCATCAAGAAAATATCACTACATTCAGCACTTGGTTAACAATGAATGCATGTTTCAAACACGTGaatgaaacaattatttttcaagaaagaaaattcttgaGCAAGCTAGTATCActcaacatggaaaaaaaataggtctTCACACATAACTGGTTACAATACCTAAGGCATTATGAATAGCTTAACTGTAGTATTATTTCATCTTAtctcaaaaagaaagcaaaaattaaacacCTAGTAGTAGAAACACATCCTGTGCCGGAAGGCAAGATACCTGGAAATAACTATATATAAAAGTGCATGTATTAAAAGTGAATAATGgcactgagaaaaaaagcaagtgaCTTCTTTCAGCAAAGCTGCTAATGCCTCCTTCTTCCCTGCCAAGTCATGTCCTGCCCAAGATGTCTTAGTGGCCTAATCTATGCAGACACCCCCAGTCAAAGCACCATCACACATACAGAAGTGCACTtctgattaaatattttttacaacTGGAAAAGGCCTTAAAAATATATGATTTGAAGAAAGCTCCCatactttcaaaagcaaaatccaaGACGAAAACTTGGACAAGACTGGTTAGAGGTTCCAGGGAGCAAGGAAGGCTAGTACAAGAAGGAATGTCGTCTTCGTGGAAAAGGTCTTTGCAGATAACAAATTAGCAGTCTTTAGAACGTCTCCAGTGATTGCCTGTTAGAATAGTTATTCCTAAGACAGTGTCATCATTTAACAAATACCAAGGCAAACAGCCTTCACCCTCCTAAGTTATTTACAAAGGCATCTGTCACTGCAGACCTCAAAAGCAGAAGTCTCAGAAAAGTTACTGGAAGCTTCTAGTTATGACTTCGTTTCTGCATGCCAGGTAGGACAGGTTACCTTGTCCTTCCCAGTATTCCAAACCCTTTAGAGAGCTCATCCTAGCTTCTCACTGGTCAGCATGAGGCGTGTTGCCATCCGGCCATGCTTAGATGGTCATAGCTGGACTCCTCTGGGAAAACACCCACACAGAGcaaacagtgttttcagtgtCTTGCCAAATTCCTCATGGAAATGGATAACTCTAGTATGTGATTCAATTTCTGGGGCCCTACAGGAGGTATTTACTCTAAAAAAGCAAGCTATCCAGTCattgaaaactgaaagaggattATATTAAAGTGAAATCAAATGTTCTTGTCATTTCTGGACTCAGACACTTTCTACAAGTATAAGAGGACCTCAGTCACCTCTAGATTTGAAAATGTCACAAGCCCATGCACAGGCAGACTCTCCCTGAACAGTGCcaattattttgtaaaatgctttctgaatgcATGTTAGCAAATTTTTTTGAGCATGAGCTTTCACAGGAGATAAAACCTAAAGCACAGCCTTAAAAGAGCATCAGCTATTTCTAGTTTTGTCATATTTATCAGAAGGCCTCTGTTaacatgtaattttttattatttcataaagcaTACCAAACACTAGTTTCAATCTAACATATTAACCAAGGTAAACAGCCAACACACGGGTCAAGAACTAATaaagacaaaagcagaagcTATTTCCTTTGCAATCcaatattaaaattatatataataacAACTTCAGGTTGTGCCTTAAACAATTAAAACATGCctcaaaatatatttatgaaataattGCCAGGCCTCCAAACACATCTAAGTATAGTTTTCAACATACATTTTAGAAAGTAATAGCGCAAGGTACAAtgactgaaatgtttttcttcctttttatcttttgcCTCCATGGCAGAAATTCAGGAAAGGCTAAGCTTCTTGATGGAACATAAAGCTGGATGTACAGCATCAGTCCTAATTAATGGTTCCAAAAGAACCTGAGGTCAGCTACCTAGACATAAATATCAGCTCCTGTAAATCTGTGTTTGCATCAATATATTGCTTTTAGAACCACAGGTGAAAAAAGTTATGAAAATTCAAAGTAAGACATGACACATTGCCCAAGAACTTGTAAGTCATATCATTTTAATTGGAAAAAGTCAGATGGACACTGGCATTGATAAGGCTACTGATTTCACACTCACAGCTGCTTTACAAATACAAAGCTTCAAGGATACAACTAAGTGAAAGAAGTCtgactttttttctctacatGCAAAGATTCCtaacactgaaagcagaaaactcCACTCCATTAGTACTACTCAGgctttgtgtttcaggtttCTCTTCTCTGTAGAAGAAAGTCCCTCTCTGCAGCCTGTTTCCACTAGGATTAATTACTGTCCCAGACAAATAGATAACATGGCTCTTCCTGCTTCCCCACAGGGCCACAAGGCTCCAAATAGCTACTACAGAATTGACTAAAGCTACTCACTTCACTTACACTGTGTCCCAGCAGAACCAGAGGCCAAAACTGCCAGCAGACACAGGCAGAAGGCTGCTGCGAATTCAAACACCACCTCCTTTAGAAACTTTATCTCTACAACCATGATACAGGTATAAatactttttgttgttgttgtggaaTGCATACAATTTGTACAGTTCCAGCTGTTCCCAGTTTGCCTAGAAGATTATTGGACAGTATCATGGTGATTCCTTTAGGCATCAGTATCACACAACATACGAATGACATCACCTGTTAGGACAGCCAACAGCATAAAAGGAATCAAGAAACTAGACTAGGAGAGACATGCAGTGTTTCACTTCAGACTCTGGCTGCTCCATCTCTTCTTGGCAGGTAGCCAccatttctttcctccatgCCTCCTCTACACATCACCAAGTTCTCCCCTTCATCTCTTCTTACTCCCTAattgtttctctttgaaaaaaCGTGACAAAATTTGAAACAAGTCTCACTGTTCGCAATGTGCAGCTGCGCATAGGCACTTCAAGTCCAAGTGTCTACAACTAAATTCTATAGGAAAAGATTGCCAAGACTTTGTACCTCTATTGACCTTGCATCTGCAGAGGAACCCTTTTGTGTTGATACTagctgctgccctgtgcctACCCAACATGGTAACTTAAAGCAAACAGGTCTTTTTGCCTGTTATCAATCCTGTCAATTGACTAGCCTAGTGTTATTTAGAGATCACATCAGCAGGAGAGATGAAGGAGAGAGGCATTAAGAGCTCAAACCTTCTGTTTCTGTCCTACAGAGGCATGGAGACTTCACATAGCCCCTCTCTACCTAGCTCACTACAAACTTCAACCCTATGCTggtttctatcccagttttctGGCCTGTATCTCACCTGAACAGTGGGAagccacagagcagcaggagtgGCAGAAGGCAGGTGCTGGTGTTCTCCTGGGTCTCACTACAATTTGGGTTTGGGACATATCCAGGGCGTAGACCCGGTCTCAAAATTGTTCTCAACACTTTCATTTAGTCAAAGCCTAAAGTCAACTAACCCTCCCTCTCTATGGATGGGTGAAATTTATTCACACTTTCCTTCTCATCATGGTCATTGCTTTGTGAAGAATTTTCTGAAATCAAAGAGGGGTCCATAAATGTCTCTTGTTAGCCATTTTCCCAGCATCATCAACAACAGCACAATAATTAAATATTCCAACTACATTCAAACCTGATCAAAAGCAACACAAATCTTTTTAGAGCAAAACAAGAATGAAGCAATGAGAAATTACAGTACCTCAGTTTTTAAGGAGAGTCCGCTGTTAAAGAATATAGCTGAAACAGCAATGTAAGTTATGGTAATTTCTGGTTTCAAGGGTCCTAAAAAATACAGACATAGAAAACAGAGTGAACTACCATCAAAGAGGTAACAATACACATATATTACATTAAAGTAAATGAGAATACTTAGAAAAATATCTGGAGAAAATTTAATCATTAAAGcctctaataaaaataatgggGTTTCTATTAGGTTACAGAAAGCATGCTATCtggtttttaataaaagcaagcCAGTGAGTGGAGAGTGAGGTATGATGGCATACAAATTTGGCTTCCATGATTACAGGCTACTGGTAACTAACGGGCAAATTGTGGAAATGTGAAAATAGGGAATTTTTCACAGTTCTGTCATCAGAGTGTCCCTATAGCATCAACAAACTCAAACCATACactcaaataaaaatattagctGCTTCTTCCCCAGGACCATCCATATCATTCACATATCTGTGTCTCTGTCCTTCCCCCACAACACACACACCTGtccagctgcctgcacagagGAAACTCAATCATACTTTGCAACAGTTTCCTTGGGCAATACAATTCTGCATTATTCCCCTACAACAGGGCTGTGGCAAAATGGTTTGTTCCTACAATAACACATTTCAGACACACTGCTGCAGTGAGATCAGCAAGGGCAGATGCCTGCACCTCTAAGGGTTCCACTATATTTAAGGCTTACATTTGTATATATTTGTATACTTTTTCCAGggatattaaaataaaatactttttatactCCTATAAAAATGATGAATTCTCTTGATACACTATGCCTTCAGAGGCCACTGAGCACAAACTGTATATACTCATTTTTCCACAAGCATTCAACCAGTCATTAGAAAGAAATTGTTAGCAGTCTACTTAGGCCCAAAGTAGTATCCTAACTCTACAAGTGACAGTAACTTGTCATGAgcaaaactgcagcagcagacaaACAAGACTTTACTTGACACTCCAGAAGAgatcctttctgttctttcagatGAATGATACATTGATGATCACACTGGAGTAAGGTACATGATCCTCAGAGAGATTTGATCGTACACTGAGTCTAATCATATTTGCATCTGAAGTAATTTAAACCCAAATCCTACCCCCAGAGAGGGCTCTGTTGATGAGACACTGAAATGGTGTGtgttaaatacaaaaaaaaaaaaaaaaaaaacaaccaaccaaaccaaccaaccgaCCAATCTATCTGAAGTGTAAGGTAAAAATAAGCCAAGAGATGCAACAGTTAAAGTTGCAACAAAGCATATGGCTAGTTGCAAAATTATGGCATGTTAACGGAATAGCCAGGGGAGACAGGGCAAAGGTAAAGAGAAAAACTAtacaaatatatgtaaaattatACAGAAAACTGTGTAATACATAGAACTATATACTTTTTCTAATCTTTTAGAAGATTAGAGCATATATGTACATGCATAAACACAATGGGCAGAAAGGCAGTGGGTCAGTTAGTCTGGCTAAAACAGCAGTTCTTCCAGGACTcagtttttctattttaagGGTTTTTGCTGGACTGCCTGAACTCCTTTACACAGGAGAAACCTCTAAGACTAGAGCAAACACACGTTCATGGAGCACAGGGAACTCTGCTCAGAACAGATCCCCTTCATCTCTTGTGTGAAAGACTGGTCAGGAAAGCTCTGTTCACAAAGGAACTAAATAGGCTCATTCATCAAATAGGAAAACACTCAAAAAGGGCTTGGCTCATGCCCTGAAGGTGGCAACAGCACAAATCTTTGTTATTTGTGTTCCACTGGTAAGGATGCTGGACCACCCATACCATTCGAAAGGCTCTGCAAATTACACTGCATGGTTTTGTCAGCTGGAAGATGACAAActaaggggttttttatatgCTGATATTTCCCACTCccctcctcttctttcttcaggctttaaaaagagaaaaaatttattgttttttcctcaGACCACTGAGATCACACAGCTTCAGAAGAGGGATAGATACCACTTTGTGGAACATGTGCTCATGAGTTTCAATCAATGCTTACAAGATTTTTCAAGCAAGTTGTCCCAGGAACAATATCATGTCAAAGCTTGACATCTCTTTGCAGCAGGATAATTAAATGAAGTGCTCCATCATAGTGCTTCCACGCAGGAAGTAAGTTGAGGGAAAATTATCTCATATCCTAGTTAAAAGGGTCTCCCACATTGCTGCTAACAATTAGCATGACAATCAAACAGAAAGGGACAAGCCACCTCATACTATCAATTTTAAGTTGTCTTTAAGGTCTGCTGAAGACACAGCATGGATCCTGCAAGAAGCTCCATGTGGGTCCTATTCACCTATGCAATACAGCACACAGATGTTAGAAGGGATCCTTGCACAGCAGAAATTTGCCTACCCTGAACTCCATGAAGTACTGGAGCCTTAGCTGCCACAGCAAATGTTCAGAGccatatattttttaatcattttcgGTTTTCCCAGAACCTAAAGGGGGAAAGGTTGGCTCCTCAGTGAGAAACCATTTATCCCCAAACTTCATctctgttaagaaaaaaaatacaattaaagaaaaaaacctatgCATATAAAAGAACAGCCAGATTCTTAATCCCCTCCCTTAACATGGAACTGCTAGAGGAATTCTGTTCATAGGTTCTATATCCCTCTTCTTAAACCTTCAAAGACcagttggaaaaagaaaaatatatacataaaattaaattagttcttgaaaattataaatatctGGAACTGAAGTTACAATAGAAACTAACCAGCACATGCTGCCAGCATTTACTTAAAGATAtactgcttatttttaaataacactgGATGTTTCATCAGCTCTTGTTCCAAGAAACATACATGTCCTCACTGCTTAGAAAAGGGCAGCTCTTACTTCTCATTTGTTTACTGTGAGCATTTGGCACCATTTTGCAATGAaccattttcactgttttcactcATCTTTCATGATGAATTAAGAGAcgacaataacaacaacaactcTTTAAAATACATGAGTGTTattataaagtaaaaaaaatcatctggcTGAAATACAGCACCTGAGATTTTGAGGCAGTATACCAGAAGCTACACCTCTCGAGAAGCTCACAGATAGCAGACATTCATACACCGACCTGCAATGACTTCATGACCATCTCAGAGTTCTTGAAGTTATTACTTAGTTTAACAGGAGTCCATGCAAAGGAAGTTGCTATCCAGCTTTCACTACTACTAACCCAAAGAGAGTAAGCTATTATTCCCGCAACTGGCGCAGTGCCTAGCAAACATACAGGAACACACCCCAGACTATTTCTTCGGTAGCTGAAAAACACTGACTGACCGCCCGAGAGGCgagctgctggtggtgcaggGACCACCGGAGGGCCCAGCTGTGTCCCGGCCCGCTCCCTGCGGCTCTCCCTCCTGCACCACTCACAACCCGAGCTCCAAACTTTCTGCGCTGACGCCCCGACGCCAGAGGGGCACCCGAGCAAGTCCCAGCGTCCCCGGCAGCGAGGCGGCCAGCACCCCCGCCCAGGGACCCCAAGAAAGGCCcacagaccccccccccccccgcctgcACCCCCAGCACCGGGGCGGCCCGCTCCATGCCCTGCCTCTCCCCGCAGGACCCGTGCAGCGCAGCACCAGGTCCGGCCCGCACGACCGAAACGCGCCGGGGGGGGCAGCGCCGGCGCCGAGAGTTGACAAAGTACGGCCGGACCCCTGACGGCGCCTGTGCTCTCGGGCGGCGGCTCCGGCGGCTCCGGTGGCCCCGCTGGCGCGCCGAGCTGCCGGGACGAACCGTCCCCAGCGGGGCAGCGGCCGGACTCACCCCCTTTGACGCCGACGGCAGGCTCCAGCCGCGCCACCGCGATAACCAGCACGATCCCGAGAATGAACCACTCCTTCCGCAGGCgctccagcagccccatggcGCGCTCCCCGCCGCCCGGCACAGCACGGCCCGGCGCGGCGCACCAGGGCGCAGCGCCGGGGCGGGGTGCAGCCCCTCCGCCCGCCGGCAGGGCCAGCAGGATCCGCTGACAGGAAAAGTCTCACCCACTGCCGCCATCACTACCACGCACCTCCTAATAGACACGCAGCACCCGACCGACGGCCCGCCCGCAGCGCCGATGCCCGCTTCTTCGCCCTCTGGCTATGGCTGCCCTCGCCCCACGCTGCCTTCCAGCACCGAGGCGGGGGCGCAGGCAGTCACAGTGGGTCGAGGCGGCGCGGGGTGGTGTAACGGGACGGCGACGCCGCCGGCCGCCTCCATTGCTGCTATCGCCGGTCAGGCCGTGAGGGCGGCCCTCAGAGCCGGTCCCGGCGGGGGGGGCTCTCCCTGCGGGCGCGGGTGCTCGGCGGAGGCGGTGGGGCAGGCTGCGGGAGCGCGAGCGGATAGGTGCGCGCTGTTTTGGTACATTACAACGTCTGCGTGACGCCCCGCGTTTGACGCGCGGGAGGGCGGGCGCGATGTGGCGGTCGCGGCCATTGGGCGCGGGTGGGCCGGCTGGAGGGGGCAGCGGCGTTCCTCGGGGTACGGGCGCTCGCCATCCCGGTGCAGGGGACGCGGGTCACCGTGCAGGCCGAGGCTGCCCGCAGCGGAAATGCTGTCGGTTAATACCCCGCGGCCCTAACTGCGGAAGCGATTTGCTCCGGGCTGGCGGCGACCGCTGCATCACAGACGTGTCGCCGGTGCGCGCGCCCCCGTGTCCCGTTACGGAGCGAGTGACCGGCTGTTCCCTGATCACCTCTCTGCTCACCCTGGTGTTGCAGCAGGAAGGCGCCTGCCTGGCCGGGCTGAGCAGACCCGAAAGCATCTGCCTTGCCCAGAGGAAAAGCGCCTATCGCGACTTTGCCGACACCGGTCCGCTCCTGCGGTCTGCCCCACGCCGCCTTGCGCGGATGCCTGCTGAGCTAGCCGGCTTCCAGACGGGAGACGATCTCCTGCGCGGAGACCGGGGGCTTGTTTCAGTGTTAAAtatatttccattaaaacaaaGTATGGTAAACCCTCGCTGTGGTGCTCGCCCGCGCGTTCCTTCTGTGCCTGTCTTGTCGCCGCTTCCCTGATGGATTCCTTAGCTCAGCTCCTGACCGGTCGCAACCCCCTCGCTCTAAATCACATCAACAGGAAAATGATAAAGCATGAAACGCTTAAAACGCTCAAAACACGTGAAACTCAGGACTGCCACGGCTACCTTGGTCCGGCAGGCTTAGAACACCCAGCAGATCTGCTGTGTGCTTTCCAG
The sequence above is a segment of the Lathamus discolor isolate bLatDis1 chromosome 1, bLatDis1.hap1, whole genome shotgun sequence genome. Coding sequences within it:
- the SLC10A7 gene encoding sodium/bile acid cotransporter 7 isoform X6 produces the protein MGLLERLRKEWFILGIVLVIAVARLEPAVGVKGGPLKPEITITYIAVSAIFFNSGLSLKTELADSRLHASSCVFSSNFNQSCWWK